Proteins encoded in a region of the Manduca sexta isolate Smith_Timp_Sample1 chromosome 9, JHU_Msex_v1.0, whole genome shotgun sequence genome:
- the LOC115443266 gene encoding cytochrome b-c1 complex subunit 9 yields MSMWSTLNRAVFKRTSTFAVAVAGGTFFFERTFELISESIFENLNKGKLWKDIKHKYEN; encoded by the exons ATGTCCATGTGGTCGACGTTAAACCGCGCCGTCTTCAAGCGCACATCGACTTTCGCCGTAGCTGTTGCTGGCGGCACCTTCTTCTTTGAGAGGACCTTCGAATTAATCTCAGAGTCGATATTTGAAAACCTGAACAAGGGG aaACTGTGGAAGGACATCAAGCACAAATATGAAAACTAA
- the LOC115443277 gene encoding ras-related protein Rab-35 translates to MAREFDHLFKLLIIGDSGVGKSCLLLRFADNTFSGSYITTIGVDFKIRTLEINGERVKLQIWDTAGQERFRTITSTYYRGTHGVIVVYDVTNGESFANVKRWLHEIEQNCDVVNKVLVGNKNDCPSRKVVVTEDAQRFANQMNIPLFETSAKENINVEEMFLTITKMVLRSKLEMKERQNVTSNDTVHLKKSHKTKKKCC, encoded by the exons ATGGCGCGTGAGTTTGACCACCTTTTCAAACTGCTGATTATCGGTGACAGTG GTGTGGGTAAGAGCTGTCTTCTCCTGCGTTTTGCCGACAACACATTTTCCGGTAGTTATATCACGACGATAGGGGTGGATTTCAAAATAAGAACTTTGGAAATAAACGGTGAACGAGTCAAGCTGCAGATATGGGACACGGCCGGGCAGGAGAGGTTCAGAACTATCACGAGCACGTACTACAGAGGGACGCACGGCGTCATCGTCGTGTACGATGTCACCAACGGCGAGTCCTTCGCGAACGTGAAGCGATGGCTACACGAGATCGAACAGAATTGTGATGTTGTTAACAAAGTTTTAG TTGGAAACAAGAATGATTGTCCGTCAAGAAAGGTGGTGGTCACTGAGGATGCGCAGAGGTTCGCAAACCAAATGAACATACCGCTGTTCGAAACTAGTGCAAAGGAAAACATTAATGTGGAAGAAATGTTTCTTACCATCACAAAAATG GTACTGCGATCGAAATTGGAAATGAAAGAGAGACAAAACGTCACATCAAACGACACGGTACATTTAAAGAAGAGTCACAAAACTAAGAAGAAATGTTGCTAG
- the LOC115443282 gene encoding ubiquitin recognition factor in ER-associated degradation protein 1 isoform X2, producing the protein MFGFNMFHEISRPFNMTYRCFSVSMLPGNERQDVERGGKIIMPPSALEQLTRLNIEYPMIFKLTNKKTKRLTHCGVLEFVADEGKVYLPHWMMANLVLEEGALIQIESVSLPVATFSKFQPLSEDFLDITNPKAVLENCLRNFSCLTTGDVIAIKYNSKVYELCVLETKPGNAVIIIECDMNVEFAPPVGYKEEEHIPRGERNSGADGMDEDPAEMMPEPSGFIAFSGEGNRLDGKKKKLTSESDSEPQSSQPRQPYVRGIPDYDYVIGTLRFIRNSRPSSAKEETAAEPFQAFKGEGFTLRTAKSKN; encoded by the exons ATG TTTGGTTTCAACATGTTTCACGAGATTTCGAGGCCTTTCAATATGACCTACAGATGTTTCTCAGTGTCTATGTTGCCGGGAAACGAAAGGCAAGATGTAGAAAGAGGGGGCAAAA TTATTATGCCACCATCTGCGCTAGAACAactaacaagacttaacatagAGTATCcgatgatatttaaattaacaaataagaaaacaaaaagattaACACACTGCGGTGTCTTGGAGTTTGTTGCTGATGAAGGAAAAGTTTATCTACCTCATTGG ATGATGGCCAACTTGGTACTTGAAGAGGGAGCTTTAATTCAAATAGAGAGTGTATCTTTGCCGGTTGCCACATTCTCAAAGTTCCAGCCTTTATCAGAAGACTTTCTAGATATTACCAATCCTAAAGCAG ttttagaGAACTGCTTGCGTAACTTCTCGTGCCTCACTACAGGCGATGTGATCGCCATCAAGTACAATTCCAAAGTATATGAACTGTGCGTTTTGGAGACCAAGCCGGGCAATGCGGTCATCATTATTGAGTGCGATATGAAC GTGGAGTTCGCCCCACCAGTGGGTTACAAAGAGGAGGAGCATATCCCCCGCGGTGAAAGAAACTCAGGGGCAGATGGTATGGATGAGGATCCGGCTGAGATGATGCCCGAGCCCAGTGGGTTCATCGCTTTCAGTGGGGAAGGAAATAGACTCGATGGAAAGAAGAAGAAGTTGACCAGTGAGAGTGACTCCGAGCCGCAAAGCTCGCAGCCGAGGCAG CCTTACGTTCGAGGTATTCCGGATTACGACTACGTGATAGGTACTCTGCGTTTCATCAGAAACTCGCGGCCATCCAGTGCGAAGGAAGAGACCGCAGCCGAACCCTTCCAAGCATTTAAAGGCGAAGGATTTACGCTAAGAACAGCAAAGTCCAAGaactga
- the LOC115443282 gene encoding ubiquitin fusion degradation protein 1 homolog isoform X1 — protein sequence MFQFGFNMFHEISRPFNMTYRCFSVSMLPGNERQDVERGGKIIMPPSALEQLTRLNIEYPMIFKLTNKKTKRLTHCGVLEFVADEGKVYLPHWMMANLVLEEGALIQIESVSLPVATFSKFQPLSEDFLDITNPKAVLENCLRNFSCLTTGDVIAIKYNSKVYELCVLETKPGNAVIIIECDMNVEFAPPVGYKEEEHIPRGERNSGADGMDEDPAEMMPEPSGFIAFSGEGNRLDGKKKKLTSESDSEPQSSQPRQPYVRGIPDYDYVIGTLRFIRNSRPSSAKEETAAEPFQAFKGEGFTLRTAKSKN from the exons ATG TTTCAGTTTGGTTTCAACATGTTTCACGAGATTTCGAGGCCTTTCAATATGACCTACAGATGTTTCTCAGTGTCTATGTTGCCGGGAAACGAAAGGCAAGATGTAGAAAGAGGGGGCAAAA TTATTATGCCACCATCTGCGCTAGAACAactaacaagacttaacatagAGTATCcgatgatatttaaattaacaaataagaaaacaaaaagattaACACACTGCGGTGTCTTGGAGTTTGTTGCTGATGAAGGAAAAGTTTATCTACCTCATTGG ATGATGGCCAACTTGGTACTTGAAGAGGGAGCTTTAATTCAAATAGAGAGTGTATCTTTGCCGGTTGCCACATTCTCAAAGTTCCAGCCTTTATCAGAAGACTTTCTAGATATTACCAATCCTAAAGCAG ttttagaGAACTGCTTGCGTAACTTCTCGTGCCTCACTACAGGCGATGTGATCGCCATCAAGTACAATTCCAAAGTATATGAACTGTGCGTTTTGGAGACCAAGCCGGGCAATGCGGTCATCATTATTGAGTGCGATATGAAC GTGGAGTTCGCCCCACCAGTGGGTTACAAAGAGGAGGAGCATATCCCCCGCGGTGAAAGAAACTCAGGGGCAGATGGTATGGATGAGGATCCGGCTGAGATGATGCCCGAGCCCAGTGGGTTCATCGCTTTCAGTGGGGAAGGAAATAGACTCGATGGAAAGAAGAAGAAGTTGACCAGTGAGAGTGACTCCGAGCCGCAAAGCTCGCAGCCGAGGCAG CCTTACGTTCGAGGTATTCCGGATTACGACTACGTGATAGGTACTCTGCGTTTCATCAGAAACTCGCGGCCATCCAGTGCGAAGGAAGAGACCGCAGCCGAACCCTTCCAAGCATTTAAAGGCGAAGGATTTACGCTAAGAACAGCAAAGTCCAAGaactga
- the LOC115443283 gene encoding actin-related protein 2/3 complex subunit 4 has protein sequence MSATLKPYLTAVRHTLTAAMCLEHFSSQVVEKYTKPEVEVRTSKELLLNPVVISRNANEKVLIESSVNSIRVSIMIKQADEIEKILCKKFMRFMMMRAENFIVLRRKPVDGYHISFLITNFHTEQMYKHKLVDFVIYFMEEIDKEISEMKLAVNARARICSEEFLKRF, from the coding sequence atgtcCGCGACATTAAAACCTTATTTAACTGCTGTGCGGCACACTCTTACAGCCGCTATGTGTTTAGAACATTTTTCATCGCAAGTAGTGGAAAAATATACCAAGCCGGAGGTGGAGGTTAGAACCAGCAAAGAGCTCCTACTAAACCCAGTGGTGATATCGCGGAATGCCAATGAGAAAGTGTTGATCGAATCGTCAGTAAACTCGATCAGAGTGAGTATCATGATCAAGCAGGCCGACGAGATAGAAAAAATCCTGTGTAAAAAGTTCATGAGATTCATGATGATGAGAGCGGAAAACTTTATCGTGTTGAGGCGGAAACCAGTGGACGGATACCATATCAGTTTCCTTATCACGAATTTCCACACCGAACAGATGTATAAACACAAACTGGTCGATTTCGTTATATATTTCATGGAGGAGATTGATAAGGAAATAAGTGAAATGAAGTTAGCGGTGAACGCGCGCGCTAGAATTTGTTCCGAGGAATTTTTGAAGAGATTTTAA